The Vicinamibacteria bacterium genomic interval GCTCGTCGCCGAGCCGCTCGCCGTGCTCGTCGTCATCGCCCTCGTCGTGGTCGTTTCGCTGAAGCTCGAAGCGCACGTGTCGTTCTTCCGCTCGATGGGCGCGGCCCTCGTCGCTCTCGTTCTGGGGATGGTGCTATCGAATGCAGGGGTCGTTCCGGGAGAGTCGAGCGTCTACGGCTTTCTTCAGGGAACCGGTGTGAGTCTCGGGATCGTGCTCATCCTGACTGCCGTCGACGTACGCTCGATCGTGGACGCTGGACCCAAGATGCTGGCCGCCTTCGGCCTTGGTGCCTTCGGCTCCGCCGTCGGTGCAATGGTCGCCGGGTTTTTTCTCCGCGGGCCGATCGGCGACGAGACCTGGAAGCTCGCGGGACAGTTCACGGGTACTTATGTGGGCGGAGGCGTGAACTTCGCCGCGCTCGCCCAGGCGTTCGACACGTCGAGCGATCTCTTCACCGCAGCCATCGCCGCGGACGTCATCCTCACGGCGTTCTGGATGGCGGCCTGTCTCGCCGTTCCGGTGATCCTGGGAAGGCGCAAGCCGCAAGGGCTCCGATTCGACTCCGGTGATGACGACGCGGGCCCTGAGGGGCCCATGACCCTCGAGCGCTCGCTCTATTCGAGCGGAGTGCCCGTCGGTGTTGCCGACGCCGCGTCCCTGATCGTGGTCGCGCTCGGCGCCCTCCTCGGCGCGCGTCTGCTCGCCAGTCAGATCCCCGTCGTCCCCGAGGTGCTGTGGCTTACGACGCTCGCTCTGGCTTCGGCTCAGATTCCGGCGGTCAAGCGCTTGGCGGGAGCGGCCATGATCGGCAACTATCTCGTGCTTTTGTTCCTCGCGAGCAACGGGGCGCAGTCGGTCGTTCAGAATATCGTTCGGGTGGGACCGGCGGTCTTCTATTTTGCCTGTATCACCGTGGGGGTCCACGGCATCATCCTCTTCGGTTCTGGCAGACTCTTGAAGCTCGACCCCGGGACCCTTGCGGTGGCCTCCCAGGCGAACATCGGAGGTGCCGCTTCGGCGATGGCGATGGCGAGCGCCCGCGGGTATACGGATCGCTTGCTTCCTGGAGTCGCCGTCGGACTTCTCGGCTACGCCTTAGGGAACTACCTCGGCGTGTTCGTGGCCGCAGTGATGCGTTCCGCGCTGTGACGATGCTCGAGGCGAGGAGCTATTCCCGACGAGTTAGTAGTCCACGCTCAAGCGGAAGCGCACCTCGTCCGCGTCGGCGCGCGCAAGGAGGCTCTCGAGAGAGCGTAGCCCGGCAAGAAGCGAGGCGACGTCGGGGACGTCCTCGGGGTTCTCCTCGAGATGGGCGAGGATCTGTCTCACGACCTCGAGGCCATTCGCGGCGGAGAACCAACGGCCCGACTGGCTTCCCACGGTGGGCGCGTCGAACTTCATGTCCTCCGCGAGCGCTTCGGCCTCGACGCGACTGAAGGCCACGAACTCGCCGAGTCCCGGCAGATCGTACTCGTGGGCGATCGCGTCGATGGTGTGTCTCGCCGAGCCGAGCTGCCTTCCGTCGAAAGCGCGGGGATCGATACCGGTGATCTCTCGCTCGAACGCGATGGCGAGCCCGATGTTGCGGCCCAAGAGCACCTCCTAGTCGCCGGTACTATAGCGCGGGCGCCCGGTAATCTAACGCCACGCCCCGAAGATCGCCCCCATGGCGATGAGCCCCAAGACGTCGTCCTTCTTCATATGAATCATCCGTGGAAAATCGTGGGCGTGACCGCACGGGCTCGCTGTCGAGCGTTACCAGCCCTTTTGTCGTAAACTACCGAATCGATCGAGACTCTAATAATGTGAACGCGGATTTCGGCTTACGACCGGGACAAAAGGTTCCGGTTCGTTCTGCCGTTCCCAACGAGGAATTCAATGAGAAGAATCAAATCCCTGGCGCTTTCATCGCTCGCGTCGGTCCTGTTCTCTTACTGCGGCGCTTCTGAGGAGCAGGCCTCGCTGGAGCTCGCGCAGCAGGAGGCCCCGGCTCCGGCAGATCAAGAGGAAATCCCGCCGCCTCCGGAGCCCGAACCGCTCCCACCCGGACTTGCTCCCATCGCGGAGCCCTGGACGGGAGACCTCCCCGGCATGGCCGAACGCCGCGTCGTCCGTTTTCTCGTCGTTCAGAGCCCGGTTCTCTACTTTGTGGACAAGGGCCGCGAGCTCGGTTTGACCTACGAGTCCATCAAAGCCTTCGAGGAGCACCTCAACGAGTCTCTCGGCTCGGGCCACGTAAAGGTGCACGCAGTGCCCGTGCCCGTCTCCCGGGGCGAGCTGATTCCGAAGCTTCTTTCCGGAGAGGGGGACATCGCCGCCGCGACGCTCACCGTCACGCCCGACCGGCTCCAGCAAGTGGATTTCTCGGATCCGCTCGCGCGCGACATCGCCGAGGTCGTCGTTAGTGGCGCGGGCAGCGCCCCCGTGTCCAGCCTGGACGAGTTGTCAGGGAAGGAGGTTCACGTTCGCCTCTCGAGCAGCTACGCCGAGCATCTTGAGCCGCTGAACGATCGCCTCGTCTCCGAGGGCAAGGCCCCCATCGAGATCGTTCCCGCGGACGAGATTCTCGAGGACGGCGACCTCATCGAGATGGTTGCCGCGGGGCTGATCCCCGCTACTGTCGCCGACAGCTTCATCGCCGAGCTCTGGAAGGAAGTTTTCCCCGGCATCGTGCTCCACGCCGACGCGCCGGTTTCGACGGGTGGCGACATCGCCTGGGCGTTTCGAAAAGACAGCCCCGAGCTTGCCAAGATGGTCAACACGTTCGTGAAGAGCCAGAAGCAGGGGACATTGATGGGGAACATGCTCATCAAGAAGTACCTGAAGACCACGAAATGGTTGAAGAACGCCCGGAGTGAGGAGGACATCGCCCGCTTCCGTTCCATGGTGGCTCTCTTCCAGAAATACGCCGCCCAGTACGACTTCGATTGGCTCCTGATGGTGGCACAGGGATATCAGGAATCCGGCCTCGACCAGTCGAAGCGGAGCCATGTGGGCGCGATTGGCGTCATGCAGGTCATGCCCGCGACGGCGCGTGACCAGGCCGTCGACATCCCGGATATCGAGAACCTAGAGAGCAACATCCATGCGGGTATCAAGTACAACCGGTGGGTGGCCGACAACTTCTTCGGCGACGAGTCGATCCGCAAGCTTGACAGGGCCCTGTTTTCCTTCGCTTCGTACAACGCCGGGCCGGGCCGTGTCCGGAGCCTGAGACGCGAAGCCGAAGAACAAGGACTCGATCCGAATCGCTGGTTCAACAACGTCGAGCTCATCGCCGCGAAGCGCATTGGACGGGAGACGGTGCAGTATGTGAGCAATATCTACAAGTATTACATCGCCTATCAGCTCATCCTGAGACAGGAGGAGCGGCGCGAGAAGGCCCGGGTGTCGGGGGGGCCGTAACGCCCTTCCGATCCCGGTGGCGAAGGGAGGGACGAGAATGAAGAGAAAGATACTGATCGGCCTCGGGGTGCTGCTGATGATTGCAGTTTTCCTCTCGACCCGTGATTGGGACGCGCCCGAGCTCGGCCGCAAGATCCTCGCCAAAGCCGGAGAAGCGACGGGCGCGACCATCACCGCGAGCGGTTTTCGCTTCAACTTGTTTCGAGGGGTCATTCTCGAGAACGTCGAAGCTTCTTCGGCGAGGGAGGGGCGGGAGATGAGCGCCACCCTCGACCGCCTCGTCCTCGAGCACCGCGTGGGGCCGCTTCTGTCCGGCACGGTCGCGATCAACCAGGTGGTCCTCGAGCAGCCAAAGATCGAGATCGTGGAATGGGACGTACCGGGCGAGAGCCCACCCCCGGAGGAGAGCTCCAAATCACCTGCCTCCGAGGGGACGCAAACGGGATCGGGCATGGACGAGGGCGGACTGGCGCTCGACGTGAAAGAGGTTCGTCTGGAGGACGGTGTGTTCGTGCTCCGACGCCGCGACGCGGAGGGCTTGACGCGTGTCGAAGGACTCGACTTGCGCATTCGGAACTTCAGCTACCAGCCGGGACCGGGCTTCTTGGCGAGCCTTGCCGCCGAAGGAGACCTCGGGATCGGAAAGGTGATGCTCAATCACTTCGAGCTGCGAGAGATCGCTAGCGTCTTTCGTCTCGCGCGGGCGCGCTTCGAGATGCCCGAGCTTTCGCTCACTACCGACTACGGCGACTTCGCGACGGATGCCGAGATCGACTTCAATCCCACGCCCTACGCCTATCGCTTTTCCGCGCGGGGGCCGTCCATCGACGTCAATCGGTGCGTCGGGGCGAGCTCCGGCTTCGGCCCCGCCAGCGTCGAGCTCGACATCGCGGGCGAGGGGCCGGACCCGAAGGCCGTCGTCGCCGACGGCGTGGCGAGCCTGAGCGCGGGGACCTTTCCTGACGCGTCGGTCTTTCGCCAGATCGATGAGGCGCTCGGGAAGGACGTCGTGGTGGGCTCTCCCTACAAGGCGACTCAGGCGAGCTTTCGGCTCGAGAACGGTGTCGTCTCCCTCGCACCGTTCCAGTTCGAGGCGGAGCGGCTTCTCATGGCGGTTCAGGGAACGGCGAGCCTCGACGGTCCCATCGACTTCGACCTCTCCGTGGCAACGGATCGCGAGGGCATCCAGATCGATGGAGTGGGAGGGAACGTCCTCGACGTTCTGAGCGACGACAACGGCTGGGTGCCGATTCCCATTCACATCTCCGGCACGACGGAAGATCCGAGAGTTCGGCCCGACGGGGGCGCGCTGGTCGCCCAGGCCGGGAGCGGTCTCAAGCGAGAAGCCAAGGAGGCGGCCACCGACGCGGCGAAGCGCGCGATCCGCGGGCTCATTCCCAAGCAAGAACAGTAATCGATGCTCGCTCCGAGCGCAGTGTTTGATTGACGTCGACGCCCGCGGCACGGGCCGGAGGCGAGCCCTTGCTGATAGGATGGTTTCCCATGGCTCCCGAGACCCATCGGCTCGTCGTGCCTCGCAGCGCCCGCTTTTTCACCCTCGGGAACCTCGAGAGGGACCTCGAGAACGTGTGGATGCTGTGTCACGGCTACAGTCAGCTGGCATCCGAGCTCCTCGAAAAGGCCGAGGCCCTCTCCAGCGAGATGACTCTTCTCGTGGCGCCCGAAGCGCTCTCGCGTTTCTACCACGAGGACCACCAGAAGGTGGGCGCCTCCTGGATGACGCGCGAGGATCGGCTGGCGGAGATCGAAGACTACGTCCGCTATCTCGACCTTGTGCACGATCACCTGTTCGCGATCGTGTCCCGAGAAACGGTGCGGCTACGCCTGCTCGGCTTCTCGCAGGGGGCCGCCACGGCGGCACGTTGGGCGGTCGGCGGACGGGCGAAGATCGATGAGCTCGTTCTCTGGGGCTCGTCGCTTCCGCCGGAGATCGAGGACGAGAGCTCGATCGCGCGCCTGCGCGAGATGCAGCTCACCGTTGTCTCCGGCACC includes:
- a CDS encoding transporter substrate-binding domain-containing protein; the protein is MRRIKSLALSSLASVLFSYCGASEEQASLELAQQEAPAPADQEEIPPPPEPEPLPPGLAPIAEPWTGDLPGMAERRVVRFLVVQSPVLYFVDKGRELGLTYESIKAFEEHLNESLGSGHVKVHAVPVPVSRGELIPKLLSGEGDIAAATLTVTPDRLQQVDFSDPLARDIAEVVVSGAGSAPVSSLDELSGKEVHVRLSSSYAEHLEPLNDRLVSEGKAPIEIVPADEILEDGDLIEMVAAGLIPATVADSFIAELWKEVFPGIVLHADAPVSTGGDIAWAFRKDSPELAKMVNTFVKSQKQGTLMGNMLIKKYLKTTKWLKNARSEEDIARFRSMVALFQKYAAQYDFDWLLMVAQGYQESGLDQSKRSHVGAIGVMQVMPATARDQAVDIPDIENLESNIHAGIKYNRWVADNFFGDESIRKLDRALFSFASYNAGPGRVRSLRREAEEQGLDPNRWFNNVELIAAKRIGRETVQYVSNIYKYYIAYQLILRQEERREKARVSGGP
- a CDS encoding DUF819 family protein, with protein sequence MSGGTALVAEPLAVLVVIALVVVVSLKLEAHVSFFRSMGAALVALVLGMVLSNAGVVPGESSVYGFLQGTGVSLGIVLILTAVDVRSIVDAGPKMLAAFGLGAFGSAVGAMVAGFFLRGPIGDETWKLAGQFTGTYVGGGVNFAALAQAFDTSSDLFTAAIAADVILTAFWMAACLAVPVILGRRKPQGLRFDSGDDDAGPEGPMTLERSLYSSGVPVGVADAASLIVVALGALLGARLLASQIPVVPEVLWLTTLALASAQIPAVKRLAGAAMIGNYLVLLFLASNGAQSVVQNIVRVGPAVFYFACITVGVHGIILFGSGRLLKLDPGTLAVASQANIGGAASAMAMASARGYTDRLLPGVAVGLLGYALGNYLGVFVAAVMRSAL